DNA sequence from the Pungitius pungitius chromosome 16, fPunPun2.1, whole genome shotgun sequence genome:
TTATCTCCGAGAAGAAAGAGTCATGCAATTCGTCAGGAGTTCGAGTCCATGAGGGAGTCTGCGAGTGAATGAGTGTGCACCTCTGTGTCTTCCAACTCTTATTTTTCATTATGCTAAAGCAAATTGCTTAATATTTTTGGTGTCGAGTTACGGCTGCGTGCTCTAGTTACTGTGACTCAAACTTTCTCAAAACACCTTTTGTTGCCTGTTTTATATTGCTGACTATGTGCTGACTCCTCTCTCTCGTCTCTGGGGCCGCTAGTGATAACGCAGCTAAATGcgtctcgaccccccccccccacaatccaCTAATCTATCCCCACAGTGGATGGATTTATTGTTTTGGACCATTATGTGAATTATTAAATTCAGTCATTGGGGCATAAAGCCACATGTTTCTACaaagaatgcattggaatgtgagggagagataagacagagaggtcTCAGGTTACCGCAGCAGATTTACACTTGAATGTGaggaggatgaaccaggaggagacactttgaaggagaagccaatgacattcaaatacatccAAAGGACCAAAGCGGGGGAAGAATTTTCCTGCAGCtgctttgataagtcacctttgacttggtcagagaattctctatttcgcgaaatatatcactattcgcattgtatttcactttgtaattgtagtccttatcactttgtttagttattaaatactttttgatttttaaacttGAGCCAgttgactcttttgattcatcgttTCCGGCCGGGTCGAGAACAAAGGAGTGTGATCTCCCGCGAGGGGCCTTCAGAACCTTAACAGTCGGAGATGTCTAAACCTGTTCAGGAGTTTCGGGACGATACTCTGAGTCAAGAGACCTCCGGCAATACCAGCAGGGTTCAGACGAGCGATCTGTGAGGGCACAAAGAGAAAAGCGCTACACCCCGTTATTTCAAATGACATCGCAGGAGCCTGTgctggttacacacacacattatatcagtcgtgtgtgtgtgagagactgacTTTGTGTGTTCAAGGGATGGGATGACACTGAAGGGGGGGTCATCTCTTCCTCTGTTGGCATGGGGTACAATGGGAGGCCGTGGGCGACATCCTGCGTGTCTGTGGCTATCGGTGTCTCCTGTGGTAAGCTCTCTGCATCACAGAGACGTagatcctcctccaccttcatccGTCGCACCAACCAAAGGCACAGAAAGCTTCAATCAACGTAGTTTTATTTTTGCCCAGTTacagttgtgtttcatttaactGAGCTTTGGTGGTATGTCGTCCATTTTCCCCCCACAAATCTGACCTGGCTTGGCTCTACCCCTCCGTCACAGGCTTGGGTCTCGGCCTGGTCATCCTCCTCTGGTTCTTGGAGGTTTCGGGGCTCGTTGCTCTCCTGGGCGCAGCTCTGAGTCACTGTGTGACTCCGGGTAGGAGTCGTCCCTCTGGGGTttgagagagaagcagcagaatAATAGAACAAAAAACGTGTCCTCCTTACCCCCTGCCCAGAAGGTTATCAGCCAATCAATCTACAGCGGATTACACTGGTGCAGCTTCTACTGTTACACTTAAGAAGAGCCCCTGATTAGGCATAAGCATTCACACTCTCCTTGCCTTACCTCTGGATGATCTCTCCCtgttcctccatctctccctccatctctgctcATGTGTCTCCCTCCCAGGGTGCCTGAtgtgttatttttcttattcTGAGTCCTCCGTTAGCTGacttttcttttgctcttcGCCTGTCCCCGTTTTATTCTCCGGTCGGCCGGCCTCTgccgtcccccctccctctctgtgtgtgaaaCGGAAACTCCAGGCTTTCAATATTTGATGTGTCTGAATGGCTCACAAGCAGGTTGCTGTAAAGAGCAATCACGTGAGGACCCCGGTGCCTCTGCGGTTGTGGGAggttttgacacaaacaagcatgCTAAGAACAATGCCAAACACATATTGTGAAAATTTCAACTCCTAGAAAATGTCAGACAACTCCATGGAATCATCATAGCTGCAATTTACAAATCTTTATACAGAGACTTATTgatttcattatcatcattgctAAAGATTTTTTCCAATTTGGATGAAATGATTGATAaacatttgatatttttccTTCCATGCACTTTCTCTTTGTATGTTTGTTGAATATCTTCGAATCATGTAATGGTttacagctgaaatgagttgtGGTCGTGTGGTGGCACAGTGGCGTTAGCTCGATCATCTCAGAGCAAGAAGGACGTGGGCTCGAAACCACTCAGTGGGCTTTTAGTGTGAGGTTGaaatgttctccccgtgtctacGTGACTTCTCTCCTTGTACTCCGTGtacttcctcccacagtccacgCGGTTTCTTTACTTGATGACCCTAAATTGCCTGTAGGTGAGTGAATAGTTGTTTGTCAGCCTCGTGATCGACCGATCAGTGACCAGTCCAGAACCCCGTCTTTCACCTGATGTTACTGGGATTGATTTCGGGCCCTGCGACCTTCCAACGGTAATTGGTGTTGGAACTCAGTGACTGAAATTGATCATTCTGTTGGCAACATTGTGTTCACCCAGAACTGCCATCTTGTGCACACGGCAGTAACATAACGGCCGTGTAAGTGACACGTTCCTCCAGCAGATGGAGGAAGAACCGTTCCTTTGTGGCTCACAAACCATATTCGGACTAACAAGAGCAACAACCACAACACTTCTCCAGGGAATTTCTGTCTTTCCCTCTTTAACTAcaccatttatttcatttagtcCCCCCCCTAAAGTCCGGGAGCATCTCTTTCATAAACAGCCCTCTATTTCATTGCACAGTGACATGAGTTTCCTCGATACAGCACACAATCCTGTAAAATATGCTCAGCAGAACACATGAATGAAAGCCATTCTCATTCTCCACCACAATGCTCAACCAAATGATGTGACTTGGGTTATAATTTCAGGGTAAATCTAAAGAGCTGTGGAATGTGTGCGTGAATGGgtgcatgtgttgtgtgtgtccgtctatCAgcgcggatgtgtgtgtgtctgtcttgtcTCCCTGTAGATGCACGACAGGTAAGGAGTCATTCGAGTGTTtttcctgtatgtgtgtgtgtgtgttttttgtgggaggagggagacaggaaCATAAGTGGCGATGACTCACCCGTCTTTTGTGACAGTGGTGCAGAGAGAGTGCTTTTCACCCATTTCTCTCCCTTGGGGCTTGCATACAAAACGAGAAATGGAGAAAGAAtacagaagaaaaggagaggaagattGGGTTTTAGGGAGCATtaaggaggagtgggggggcatGGATAATtgaaggaaaaagaggagacgaTGGGAACGAGGGTAGAGACCGGCATAAAGGACGGGAAAGACAAGATGAAAGGATTGAGCAAAAATACAAGGGCTGCAGAGATCATAAACAACGGATGCGTTTTCAAGGGAGAGGCTCTGCTTCTGTTGTCCTAATGGCTGGTGAAAGCCTGGTTGATGAAGCATGTTATGGGGCCAAGACTGTGTCGAACAATGGTAGTTTAacaatgaacaacaacaaatggatcaaacatggagaggagagggacacaaagacaaaaactgGTTAGAGTCAGAAGCAACGTTGAGTGGGACAGTGCTTCACTATCTGAGCAGCTTTCATATCTATAGATAAGACGTTTTATAACCATCTATTAGTGTTTCTGCAGCTTACTTAGCAACTTCTTCACCacgtttaattaattattttatattataatatccACCAAAACTAACCTATTCTTAAAACATATGGTATTGTTACATTTCAGTAACGtgaagaacatttttaaacactTAAACCAAACTATGAACTCTGAACATCTGAAATTTAGAGGAAAAGTAATCAAATTTCTTTCTTAAATGGACCTAAATGATAACTGCAACATAATCTCAGGCCAATCACCAAAAGCTTGTACAGGTTTTAGCAGTTACAGCTCTCTCCTTGCGGTTCTGCATCTGtaatttcttcttcttggtgcCACTGCAGATGAATTGGTTTGCAGTCAGACCGCTTTGTGCCAGGAGCTTCACACATACCACATGTTGTCCCTGTGAGAGTTGGAGGCTTTTggaataattatttttataaagaTGTTGCACCCACCAGGCAACTGTGAATGATTACTATAAGGACGCAATGGGACCCAAAGCTTTTATCCCACACATTTATCCCATTGTGCTTCAATTTTCTAAAGGTCTATTGTGTTGTATGATTA
Encoded proteins:
- the LOC119215497 gene encoding uncharacterized protein LOC119215497 yields the protein MEGEMEEQGEIIQRGTTPTRSHTVTQSCAQESNEPRNLQEPEEDDQAETQACDGGVEPSQVEEDLRLCDAESLPQETPIATDTQDVAHGLPLYPMPTEEEMTPPSVSSHPLNTQNRSSEPCWYCRRSLDSEYRPETPEQEESGPLSPALPGDQKVSYQTDPRPHFGVACSSHSTCRPLWGSEGPCWGPRSQDVLDQTDTCPHCHLGLPPDTLRWHEAKCLQFEGVKIPKK